A genomic stretch from Plasmodium brasilianum strain Bolivian I chromosome 9, whole genome shotgun sequence includes:
- a CDS encoding glycine cleavage system H protein, which translates to MITLRRSFSYKKFISLYGPCTFKRFVTYYTTTHEYIKINEQNLNDLKNKNNVQCKIGISSYGTEKLGEIVYIDITHNINDYIKKGDCIATIESVKSVGDVYTPISGKIVDINSKVIDNVNLMNGHSESEGWIMELLTNDINEKEIMDSTEYKKACEEEEQKEEKKMEQSEINCLEEKNKNKIFDLNDIKSIENKGKNN; encoded by the coding sequence ATGATAACGCTTAGAAGATCTTTCTCTTATAAGAAGTTTATCTCTTTATATGGTCCGTGTACTTTTAAAAGATTTGTAACGTATTATACTACAACGCAtgaatacattaaaataaatgaacaaaatttgaatgatttaaaaaataaaaacaacgTGCAATGTAAAATAGGAATAAGCAGTTATGGAACTGAAAAATTAGGAGAAATTgtttatatagatataacaCATAACataaatgattatataaaaaagggggATTGCATAGCAACCATTGAAAGTGTTAAAAGTGTAGGGGATGTATATACCCCTATTAGTGGTAAAATTGTCGACATAAATAGTAAAGTAATAGATAATGTCAATTTAATGAATGGACATTCCGAATCCGAAGGATGGATTATGGAATTATTAACAAAcgatataaatgaaaaagaaataatggACAGTACTGAATATAAGAAAGCATGTGAAGAAGAAGAacaaaaggaagaaaagaaaatggaACAGAGTGAAATTAATTGCCTAGaagagaaaaacaaaaataaaatttttgatttAAATGATATCAAAAGCATTGAaaataaagggaaaaataattaa
- a CDS encoding hypothetical protein (conserved Plasmodium protein) has translation MAQHNIFDTKGTKGKRKKNIIRTKNSKGRIPVPKETSERYKSILDYYIKEKKTNKFIDKRKGKNLHKSSRKREKKRIFNLNDDSNLIDKHISTNFDNPTSDNSGSSGSNSGKLRGRLKDNRNSNTKNSYFQKKIEKKKLWKIKNYGINDKLLKFDAHFDDIRRSVLCVNNNISSEIKNGDLENRRGEKINDINVTHNTEQVEKLSVHSKCKHTEPVGENTYTSVNRKGKDRLLDLDKYSNKKIYEKRNKVIIVNQRVVSTNGHDGRIEHGSKISSVTEHEKRCTPHVASEEEFHTNKLINAKKEESGKIGLSDKEGKNEDNYKCAKGNSFCYISDESDNEIIEEIFNYNSIPINTTETVDIPKDEIDGVLERFLMDGNNKVSSYFINDLNEEKNKLPISICIENKVYELKDMVQLMDRHNFCSQKKLLYRIYYLNVFNNEKKKRSISHGSLFFSLLDYCVLNIYKCLRHNLKLYNLFQNYKDIILLFCHSMKKEVYLYISFLLLITFCKTVKGENKYNEFYKNKKRVLKEYIDLNKCKANKKYDVYIYSRILESAELFNSIFEKYYQDGGNVSYMHFSILFLALLLYPINKNSTNAKMAHGESNNDDNINNDDDINSNTTKGKERNITHNYFIDINKHNKDDEIILNKFLHLEEDHSHLEEEEEEKSVFISYITEFIEYLFYTYFYSNNSNLVCKQVEQNYDYIFNGNTYADGTSIEECIRNIEHSFSFKCFSENMNDEEINKELTKGEDSKREVKMVVINHHLGIFKKKKELKNAVVLLNIYNIILENSNKKYSPAFFYLSFKILNTLLYYIIYEKKKKKEVKNRSNKEDEQIRKTGEERYRKNKDYLYELSFNTFNNLILFLKGYIDNDMNIYILLNHIVVPSLFYLYANYLHFIIKFSIKIDFMNIITSIRNSTISESLNAYNNTSKIYNSKKKEKYFFSLLYMYKLVEYSTAFRIKTVIHTSRNQQSIPVFTPKYVNNRNAKDLYFMNNNQRKFAEMKSLKKKIKQQKKLDYNEMKKENSYLIGLKAREEQERVRRNREKYKKIKLMAKQDVEEYNKMKTYTH, from the exons atggCTCAACATAACATATTTGACACCAAGGGAACGAAGGGtaagagaaagaaaaacatcataagaacaaaaaatagtaaagGGAGAATTCCTGTGCCAAAAGAGACCAGTGAAAGATATAAAAGCATTTtagattattatataaaagagaaaaaaacaaacaaatttATTGACAAGAGGAAAGGTAAAAATTTGCATAAAAGCAGTAGAAAAcgtgaaaagaaaagaatttttaatttaaatgatgATTCAAATTTAATTGATAAGCATATTAGCACAAATTTTGATAATCCCACTAGTGACAATTCCGGGAGTTCCGGAAGTAACAGTGGGAAATTACGTGGTAGGTTAAAAGATAACCGGAACAGTAATACTAAAAATAgctattttcaaaaaaagatcgaaaaaaaaaaattatggaaaatTAAGAATTACGGAATAAATGATAAGTTACTAAAATTTGACGCACATTTTGATGACATTAGAAGGAGTGTCCTTTGCgtaaataacaatattagtagtgaaataaaaaatggggaTTTGGAGAATAGAagaggggaaaaaataaatgatattaacGTTACACATAACACTGAACAAGTAGAAAAACTTAGTGTACACAGCAAATGTAAGCATACCGAGCCAGTTGGTGAGAACACATATACAAGTGTAAACAGGAAGGGAAAAGATCGACTATTGGATTTAGATAAATActcaaacaaaaaaatttatgaaaagagaaataaagtTATTATAGTGAACCAGAGAGTGGTGAGTACTAATGGGCATGATGGTAGGATAGAACATGGTTCCAAGATCTCTTCTGTAACAGAACATGAAAAAAGGTGTACTCCACATGTAGCAAGTGAAGAAGAATTTCATACGAATAAGTTAATTAATGCGAAAAAGGAAGAGAGTGGTAAAATTGGCTTGTCTgataaagaaggaaaaaatgaagataattACAAATGCGCAAAGGGAAATTCGTTCTGTTATATTTCGGACGAGAGTGACAATGAAATTATTGaggaaatatttaattataattcaaTTCCAATCAATACAACAGAAACTGTTGATATTCCAAAAGACGAAATAGATGGAGTATTAGAAAGATTTTTAATGGACggaaataataaagttagcagctattttattaacgatttaaatgaagaaaaaaataaattacctATCTCTATTTGTATtgaaaataaagtatatgAGCTGAAAGATATGGTACAACTGATGGATAGACATAATTTTtgttcacaaaaaaaattattatatagaatatactatttaaatgtatttaataatgaaaagaagaaaaggagCATATCTCATGGgtctctctttttttccttattggATTATTGTgtactaaatatatataaatgtttaaggcataacttaaaattatataatcttTTCCAAAATTACAAAGACATAATTTTACTGTTTTGTCATAGtatgaaaaaagaagtttatttgtatatttcatttttattgttaattaCATTCTGCAAAACTGTGAAAGgcgaaaataaatataatgaattttataaaaataaaaaaagagtttTGAAGGAATATATAGATTTAAACAAATGTAaggcaaataaaaaatatgatgtttatatatattcaagaATATTAGAAAGTGCAGAATTGtttaattcaatttttgaaaaatattaccaAGATGGTGGTAATGTATCGTATATGcacttttccattttatttttagccTTACTTTTATAcccaataaataaaaacagcaCCAATGCAAAGATGGCGCATGGTGAaagtaataatgatgataatatcaataatgatgatgatatTAACAGTAATACCACGAAAGGGAAAGAGAGGAACATAACGCACAACTATTTTATAGACATCAATAAGCACAATAAGGACGATGAAATCATTTTGAATAAGTTTCTTCATTTGGAAGAGGATCATAGCCATTTggaggaggaggaggaggaAAAATCAGTATTCATTTCCTACATAACGGAATTTATCgaatatttgttttacacgtatttttattcaaaCAATAGTAATTTAGTATGTAAACAAGTTGAACAAaattatgattatatatttaatggtAACACATACGCAGATGGAACAAGTATAGAAGAATGTATAAGAAATATTGAgcattctttttcttttaaatgtttttccgaaaatatgaatgatgaagaaataaataaagaattaacAAAAGGTGAGGATAGTAAAAGAGAAGTAAAAATGGTAGTTATAAACCACCACCttggaatatttaaaaaaaaaaaagagttaaAGAATGCCGTGGtgttgttaaatatatataacataattttagaaaatagtaataaaaaatatagccctgcttttttttatttgtcatttaaaattttaaatactttgttatattatattatttatgaaaagaaaaaaaaaaaagaagtaaaaaatagGAGTAATAAAGAAGACGAACAGATAAGAAAAACAGGAGAAGAGCGATATAGGAAAAACAaagattatttatatgaattatcatttaatacatttaataatttaatattatttttgaaaggTTATATTGACAATGATatgaatatttacatattgcTAAACCACATAGTTGTACCAAGcctattttatttgtacgCAAACTATTTACAtttcataattaaatttagcataaaaattgattttatgaatattattactagTATTCGAAATTCAACTATTTCAGAATCGttaaatgcatataataatacttctaaaatatataatagtaaaaaaaaagaaaaatatttcttttccctactatatatgtataaactaGTGGAGTATTCAACGGCATTTCGTATTAAGACAGTAATACACACAAGTAGAAACCAACAGAGTATTCCTGTATTTACCCCCAAATATGTCAATAATAGGAACGCCAAAGacctttattttatgaacaacAATCAAAGGAAGTTTGCAGAAATGAaatctttaaaaaagaaaatcaaGCAGCAGAAAAAATTGGATTACAATGAG ATGAAGAAGGAGAATAGTTACCTCATCGGGCTTAAGGCAAGAGAAGAGCAGGAGAGGGTAAGGAGAAACCgggaaaaatacaaaaaaataaaattgatgGCAAAGCAGGATGTtgaagaatataataaaatgaagacCTACACGCACTAA